The Coffea arabica cultivar ET-39 chromosome 3c, Coffea Arabica ET-39 HiFi, whole genome shotgun sequence genome contains a region encoding:
- the LOC113733866 gene encoding prefoldin subunit 3: MASTSASAIEGTVTERRGIPAAAFVEDVQTYLSQSGLDANSALAFFQERLQQYRVVEMKLLAQQRDLQAKIPDIEKCLDVVAALQAKKGTGEALLADFEVSEGIYSRARIEDADSVCLWLGANVMLEYSCEEATALLQKNLENAKASLEVLVADLQFLRDQVTITQVTIARVYNWDVHQRRTRQAIATTES; this comes from the exons GGAGAGAAGAGGAATACCAGCGGCCGCCTTCGTAGAGGATGTCCAAACATATTTATCCCAATCGGGCCTGGATGCCAATTCCGCTCTCGCCTTCTTCCAAGAAAG ACTTCAGCAGTACAGGGTAGTTGAGATGAAACTTCTGGCTCAGCAGAGAGACCTTCAG GCAAAAATTCCCGACATTGAGAAGTGCTTAGATGTAGTTGCCGCCCTGCAAGCTAAGAAGGGTACTGGTGAG GCTCTACTAGCTGATTTTGAAGTGTCAGAGGGCATTTATTCCCGTGCTCGCATTGAAGATGCTGATTCTGTTTGCCTATGGCTTGGAGCCAATGTCATGCTTGAGTATTCATGTGAAGAG GCTACTGCTcttcttcaaaaaaatttagaGAATGCTAAAGCAAGTTTAGAAGTTCTTGTGGCCGATCTACAGTTTCTAAGGGATCAAGTTACCATTACGCAG GTAACAATTGCCCGTGTATATAACTGGGATGTACATCAACGAAGAACACGACAAGCTATCGCGACCACAGAATCATAA